The Desulfovibrio sp. JC022 genome window below encodes:
- a CDS encoding DUF389 domain-containing protein, whose amino-acid sequence MGLIFRRKNKVKTPLLFVSDVRREFLITEITRNSIPRGMYYLLMGVAVFIASIGLTADSPAVVIGAMLVSPLMTPIFGLSLGLVRGEVDLIRDSILSVAAGIFIGILGGMLIGSLPIFFELTHEIISRTKPNLLDLGVAAFAGIAGTVALIDERVSPVMPGIAIATALVPPLCASGLCIALGQYTDGWGAFLLFFANFLVILSVASALFVITGFIPHSEDEPLPRLIKHFSISTVGLIIVAALLTKSLVEVALSRQIDNSLRTVASQAITSIPNTTIEKISHEINEGTVNGFVTLKGPFSLKANAIQKMEKTAAQTLHKPVKIIVRTSITQSISSSPQSTSELLNAHAKKQHIKLEKSALILEQAELLLRSVMSEYPWYTLSGINYTKLKSGPGLIIEISGPERPMPESVEKLEGMLRKNTEVDNLSLIIRYYKSYDITRNGRNLFGIHYSGTESPQAKKIEKETAKLIGGIRNIFPIHVEAQQIKKSWKIMADVTGARLVQSKEIKKIEKKLAAKFSAPVKLYVYSKTEGIVEGEGIKPLEFFSTTQQIKRLDVK is encoded by the coding sequence ATGGGGTTGATATTCAGACGGAAAAACAAAGTAAAAACACCCTTGCTATTTGTCAGCGATGTACGCCGTGAATTTCTGATCACGGAAATCACCCGCAATTCAATCCCACGCGGAATGTATTACCTGCTCATGGGCGTGGCTGTTTTTATCGCCTCCATCGGCCTCACTGCGGACAGCCCTGCCGTGGTTATCGGGGCCATGCTTGTTTCACCGTTGATGACCCCTATTTTCGGGCTTTCCCTTGGATTAGTGCGTGGGGAAGTTGATTTGATCCGGGACTCCATCCTTTCGGTAGCAGCCGGAATTTTCATCGGAATACTCGGCGGCATGCTTATCGGCAGCCTGCCCATTTTTTTTGAACTCACCCATGAAATAATTTCCCGTACCAAGCCCAACCTGCTGGACCTAGGCGTAGCAGCCTTTGCCGGAATCGCCGGAACAGTGGCCCTTATTGATGAACGGGTCAGCCCGGTAATGCCGGGGATTGCCATTGCCACGGCTCTTGTCCCCCCCCTTTGCGCCAGTGGACTCTGTATCGCCTTGGGGCAATATACTGACGGTTGGGGAGCCTTTCTGCTCTTTTTTGCCAACTTTCTGGTCATCCTCTCCGTTGCCAGCGCACTGTTCGTTATCACCGGTTTTATCCCTCACTCCGAAGATGAACCCTTGCCGCGACTGATAAAACATTTCTCCATCAGTACTGTAGGCCTGATAATTGTAGCAGCTCTTTTGACCAAATCCCTCGTGGAAGTGGCTCTTTCACGCCAGATAGATAACAGCCTGCGCACGGTGGCAAGCCAAGCCATTACATCCATTCCAAACACCACCATTGAAAAAATCAGCCATGAAATTAACGAAGGAACAGTAAACGGCTTTGTTACCCTGAAAGGACCTTTTTCCCTTAAGGCCAATGCTATACAAAAAATGGAAAAAACCGCAGCCCAAACCCTGCACAAACCGGTAAAAATCATCGTCCGCACCAGCATAACCCAAAGCATTTCATCATCACCGCAATCAACTAGCGAACTGCTTAACGCCCATGCTAAAAAACAACACATCAAGCTGGAAAAAAGTGCTCTTATCCTTGAACAGGCGGAACTTCTGCTGCGCAGTGTAATGTCAGAATACCCGTGGTATACCCTTTCTGGAATAAACTACACTAAGCTTAAGAGCGGACCGGGCCTGATCATCGAGATCAGCGGTCCCGAACGCCCCATGCCGGAATCAGTAGAAAAGCTTGAAGGCATGTTGCGCAAAAATACGGAAGTGGACAACCTGTCCCTGATCATTCGTTACTATAAAAGTTACGATATAACCCGTAATGGAAGAAATCTTTTCGGCATACATTATTCAGGAACAGAATCTCCGCAGGCCAAAAAAATTGAAAAGGAAACAGCAAAATTGATCGGCGGGATCAGAAATATATTCCCCATCCATGTTGAAGCCCAACAGATAAAAAAGAGCTGGAAGATCATGGCTGACGTAACCGGAGCAAGGCTTGTACAGAGCAAGGAAATCAAAAAAATAGAGAAAAAACTCGCCGCTAAGTTCTCAGCCCCGGTCAAGCTTTACGTATATTCAAAAACAGAAGGCATTGTTGAAGGAGAAGGCATTAAACCCCTAGAATTCTTCAGTACTACGCAGCAGATAAAACGGCTGGATGTAAAATAA
- a CDS encoding ATP-binding protein, producing the protein MKHYHKLLLFGLLLAVIWTMSIYFFHNRIVEAEKNNIYRTALKEAEVAFEKDLTYRRWVAGLGGLYAEISTKLPPNEHLYVPNRDVTTTGGKKMTMINPAYMMRMVYGMMDKEAGLHGHITSLNPIRPANIPTEWEAEVLKSFPSNPSIFHELAMENGKTVLHFMRPLITEKACLKCHAQQGYKEGEIRGGISVTVPMSGYQQTLDAFIIKTNISFLTIWIAGIIFITGGFLMLSRYEQARSQAEEELGKTKNYLANIINSMPSILVGVDPDGNVTHWNMEAEKFSNLSSREAVGRPLAEALPKMQDELEKILAAMKKRSIATDSMQTRINGGITRYDDITIYPLIANGVQGAVIRIDDVTERIYLEQMMIQSEKMMSVGGLAAGMAHEINNPLAGIMGHAQNMQKRLLSDMEKNKSVAAECDISLEQLHQYLEKRQIPKMMEGILESGKRAAKIVSNMLNFSRKSESDCRHHHLPELLDNTIELAANDYNLKKHYDFRKIDIVRQYAPDIPPVFCAGTEIQQVFLNLLKNGAEAMTEKEYEQDSPKFICRIKIENDMVVIEIEDNGSGITIEPKSRIFDPFYTSKAVGKGTGLGLSVSYFIIADQHNGVMEVESVPGEWTRFTIKLPLK; encoded by the coding sequence TTGAAACATTATCATAAACTACTCCTTTTCGGTCTCCTTCTGGCTGTGATATGGACCATGTCCATATATTTCTTTCACAACAGAATAGTTGAGGCTGAAAAAAACAATATATACAGGACAGCCTTAAAAGAAGCTGAAGTGGCCTTTGAAAAAGACCTGACCTATCGCCGCTGGGTGGCCGGGCTGGGAGGCCTTTATGCTGAGATATCCACCAAGCTCCCACCCAATGAACACCTTTATGTTCCTAATCGCGATGTAACAACAACCGGCGGCAAAAAGATGACCATGATCAACCCCGCCTACATGATGCGCATGGTCTACGGCATGATGGACAAAGAGGCAGGACTCCACGGACACATCACCAGCCTTAATCCTATCCGCCCCGCCAACATCCCCACTGAATGGGAAGCAGAGGTATTAAAATCATTCCCATCCAACCCTTCAATATTTCATGAACTTGCAATGGAAAACGGAAAAACCGTTCTTCATTTTATGCGCCCGCTGATAACTGAAAAGGCCTGCCTCAAATGCCATGCCCAACAGGGCTACAAAGAGGGAGAAATAAGGGGTGGAATCAGCGTGACCGTGCCCATGTCAGGATATCAACAGACTCTGGATGCATTCATTATTAAAACAAACATCTCATTTCTAACCATATGGATTGCTGGGATAATATTCATTACCGGAGGTTTCCTCATGCTCAGCCGGTATGAACAGGCACGCAGCCAAGCTGAAGAAGAACTGGGCAAAACCAAGAACTATCTGGCAAACATCATCAATTCAATGCCTTCCATCCTTGTTGGAGTTGACCCGGACGGCAATGTCACCCATTGGAACATGGAGGCCGAGAAATTCAGCAATCTCAGTTCTCGGGAGGCTGTAGGTCGCCCATTGGCAGAAGCTTTGCCTAAAATGCAGGATGAATTGGAAAAGATCCTTGCAGCCATGAAGAAACGGTCCATTGCAACCGACTCCATGCAGACCAGAATAAACGGCGGCATAACCCGCTACGACGACATCACCATTTATCCGTTGATCGCCAACGGCGTTCAAGGCGCGGTTATTCGCATTGATGACGTAACAGAACGGATCTATCTTGAACAAATGATGATTCAATCTGAAAAAATGATGTCTGTGGGAGGACTTGCAGCAGGCATGGCTCATGAGATCAACAATCCTCTGGCCGGAATTATGGGGCATGCCCAGAATATGCAGAAACGGCTTTTAAGCGATATGGAAAAAAATAAATCTGTTGCTGCCGAGTGTGATATTTCACTGGAACAACTACACCAATATCTTGAAAAACGGCAGATTCCCAAAATGATGGAAGGAATTCTTGAATCCGGGAAACGTGCGGCTAAAATTGTTTCCAATATGCTTAATTTCAGCCGCAAAAGCGAAAGCGATTGCAGGCATCATCATCTTCCCGAACTCCTAGATAACACAATTGAGCTGGCAGCAAATGACTATAATTTAAAGAAACACTACGATTTCAGAAAAATAGATATCGTCCGTCAATACGCCCCGGATATCCCACCTGTTTTTTGCGCCGGTACCGAAATACAACAGGTTTTCCTGAATCTGCTCAAAAACGGTGCTGAAGCCATGACTGAAAAAGAATACGAGCAGGACAGCCCAAAATTCATCTGCCGTATAAAAATTGAAAACGATATGGTTGTCATTGAAATAGAAGATAACGGCTCGGGAATAACCATTGAACCCAAGAGTAGGATCTTCGACCCCTTCTACACCAGTAAAGCTGTAGGCAAAGGAACCGGACTCGGCCTTTCCGTCTCTTATTTCATCATCGCCGACCAGCATAATGGGGTAATGGAAGTTGAATCGGTTCCGGGTGAATGGACCCGCTTCACCATTAAGCTTCCTCTCAAATAG
- the glpK gene encoding glycerol kinase GlpK — translation MEKKYVLSIDQGTTSSRAIIFDKAGQIAKVTQKEFTQIFPNPGWVEHDAMEIWSSVQSVVAEALSDISAEEIAAIGITNQRETTVVWDKNTGKPVYNAIVWQSRQTMDICNDLKAKGLDPVVREKTGLLIDAYFSGTKVKWILDNVEGAREKAEAGDLLFGTIDTWLVWKLTGGAVHVTDYTNASRTLMYNIHDLKWDEEILEALTVPASMLPEVKPSSEVYGNTHKDKFQGLEIPISGMAGDQQAALFGQACFEEGMAKNTYGTGCFMLMNTGEKAVPSKNGLLTTIAWGVDGKVEYALEGSIFVAGSAVQWLRDGMRMFRDAKESELYATRVQSSEGVYMVPAFVGLGAPYWNSDVRGAVFGLTRGTTKEHFVRATLESLCYQTKDVLSAMEADSGIELAKLRVDGGAVANDLLLQIQSDFLGVPVERPMCIETTALGAAYLAGLAVGFWADKNDIKKNFGVDREFDPKMEEAESAKLYEGWQKAVEATMAFK, via the coding sequence ATGGAAAAGAAATACGTACTTTCAATTGACCAGGGTACCACCAGCTCTCGTGCTATCATTTTCGACAAAGCTGGCCAGATCGCAAAGGTTACCCAGAAAGAATTTACCCAGATTTTTCCTAATCCGGGTTGGGTTGAACACGACGCTATGGAAATCTGGTCTTCTGTCCAGTCCGTAGTTGCTGAAGCCCTCTCCGACATTTCTGCTGAAGAAATCGCAGCTATCGGTATCACCAACCAGCGTGAAACCACCGTTGTTTGGGACAAGAACACCGGTAAGCCCGTTTACAACGCAATCGTATGGCAGTCCCGCCAGACCATGGACATCTGCAACGACCTTAAAGCTAAAGGTCTTGATCCTGTTGTTCGTGAAAAAACCGGTCTGCTCATTGACGCATACTTCTCCGGTACCAAAGTTAAATGGATCCTCGACAACGTTGAAGGTGCTCGCGAAAAAGCTGAAGCCGGCGATCTCCTTTTCGGTACCATCGACACATGGCTGGTCTGGAAGCTTACCGGCGGCGCAGTTCACGTAACTGACTACACTAACGCTTCCCGTACTCTCATGTACAACATCCATGACCTCAAGTGGGACGAAGAAATTCTCGAAGCTCTCACCGTTCCCGCTTCCATGCTTCCCGAAGTTAAACCTTCTTCCGAAGTATACGGTAACACCCACAAAGATAAGTTCCAGGGCCTCGAAATCCCCATCTCCGGTATGGCCGGTGACCAGCAGGCAGCTCTGTTCGGTCAGGCATGCTTCGAAGAAGGTATGGCTAAGAACACTTACGGTACCGGTTGCTTCATGCTCATGAACACCGGTGAAAAAGCAGTTCCTTCCAAGAACGGCCTGCTGACCACTATCGCATGGGGTGTTGACGGTAAGGTCGAATACGCTCTTGAAGGTTCCATCTTCGTAGCAGGTTCCGCTGTTCAGTGGCTGCGCGACGGTATGAGAATGTTCCGTGACGCTAAAGAATCCGAACTCTACGCAACTCGCGTACAGAGCTCTGAAGGCGTATACATGGTTCCCGCATTCGTAGGTCTCGGTGCTCCTTACTGGAACTCCGATGTTCGCGGCGCGGTCTTCGGTCTGACTCGTGGTACCACCAAAGAACATTTTGTTCGTGCTACTCTTGAGTCCCTCTGCTACCAGACTAAAGACGTTCTCTCCGCTATGGAAGCTGACTCCGGTATCGAGCTGGCTAAACTCCGTGTTGACGGCGGCGCAGTAGCTAACGACCTGCTCCTCCAGATCCAGTCCGACTTCCTCGGCGTTCCTGTTGAGCGTCCCATGTGCATTGAAACCACCGCTCTCGGCGCAGCATACCTCGCTGGTCTGGCTGTTGGTTTCTGGGCAGACAAGAACGACATCAAAAAGAACTTCGGTGTTGACCGTGAGTTCGATCCTAAAATGGAAGAAGCAGAATCTGCAAAGCTGTACGAAGGCTGGCAGAAAGCTGTTGAAGCTACCATGGCTTTCAAATAG
- a CDS encoding MIP/aquaporin family protein, giving the protein MSPFLGEVIGTLILTLFGCGVVANVLLEKSKGQNGGWIVITMGWGFAVAFAIYVAGKYSGAHINPAVTIGLAAGGYFPWASVPVYIAGQMLGAFLGAVICYFTYKCHWEPTADAGLKLAVFSTGPAIRCTGENFLCEFIGTFFLVFIILGIGANEFTQGLNPLVVGFFIMAIGLSLGGPTGYAINPARDLGPRIAHAILPIPGKGDSDWGYSWIPVVAPICGGVAGALAYKALVG; this is encoded by the coding sequence ATGAGTCCTTTCTTAGGCGAAGTAATTGGTACATTGATTCTTACCCTTTTCGGTTGCGGCGTAGTTGCCAACGTCCTTCTTGAAAAATCCAAAGGTCAAAACGGTGGTTGGATTGTCATCACCATGGGTTGGGGTTTCGCAGTTGCATTTGCAATCTACGTAGCCGGTAAATACTCCGGTGCACACATCAACCCTGCTGTAACCATCGGCCTTGCTGCTGGCGGATATTTCCCCTGGGCCAGCGTTCCTGTTTACATTGCCGGCCAGATGCTCGGCGCATTCCTCGGTGCTGTAATCTGCTACTTCACTTACAAATGCCACTGGGAACCCACTGCGGATGCAGGCCTGAAACTGGCTGTATTCTCCACTGGTCCCGCTATTCGCTGCACCGGCGAAAACTTCCTTTGCGAATTTATCGGTACCTTCTTTCTGGTATTCATCATCCTCGGTATCGGTGCCAACGAATTCACCCAGGGTCTTAACCCCCTCGTTGTAGGTTTCTTCATCATGGCTATCGGCCTTTCTCTTGGTGGCCCCACCGGCTACGCTATCAACCCTGCTCGTGACCTCGGTCCCCGTATTGCTCACGCCATCCTGCCGATTCCCGGCAAAGGCGACAGCGACTGGGGATACTCCTGGATTCCTGTTGTAGCACCTATTTGCGGTGGTGTTGCAGGTGCTCTGGCTTACAAAGCTCTCGTTGGCTAA
- a CDS encoding glycerol-3-phosphate dehydrogenase/oxidase: MKRSDYIQQMEDSSKVWDFIIIGGGATGLGSGLDAAARGYSVLLLEQGDFAEATSSRSTKMVHGGVRYLAQGNISLVMEALYERGILKQNAPHMCYNQKFIVPDYKWFGIPYYGIGLKCYDMLARKYSFGPSQIYSKKSVMKEVPGVLAKKLKGGVTYHDGQFDDARLALTLARTMADMGGSPMNHTKVTGLVKSSTGYVCGVQAEDKLSGKSYELKAKAVINATGIFTDDIMNMDNGEHKNLIAPSQGIHIVIDREFLGGDTGIMVPKTDDGRVIFFVPWHGKVVVGTTDTALDSVCMEPKPLEEEINFLVEHSARYLSKPPTRADVRSVFTGIRPLIAAGDSESTSALSRDHYLTVSPNKLLTIAGGKWTTYRHMAEDCIDNAIQMGGIPFRPCVTKNVKLHGYTEEFDHNDHMHVYGSEAAEIKALAEEYPELDTRMHERLPYSWLEVVWAARNEWAQTVGDALSRRTRALIIDAKAANEVAPKAAEIMAKELGKDEAWIKEQTEQFQELAKNYIVD; the protein is encoded by the coding sequence ATGAAACGTTCAGATTATATCCAGCAGATGGAAGACAGCTCAAAAGTCTGGGACTTCATTATTATAGGTGGTGGTGCTACCGGGCTTGGTTCCGGTCTTGATGCTGCTGCCCGCGGTTATTCAGTTCTTCTTTTGGAGCAGGGTGATTTTGCCGAGGCTACTTCCAGCCGTAGTACCAAGATGGTTCATGGTGGCGTAAGATATCTTGCTCAGGGTAATATTTCTCTGGTTATGGAAGCTTTGTACGAGCGTGGAATTCTCAAGCAGAACGCTCCGCACATGTGCTACAACCAGAAGTTCATCGTTCCCGACTATAAATGGTTCGGAATTCCCTACTACGGTATCGGTCTGAAATGCTATGACATGCTGGCCAGAAAATACAGTTTCGGTCCTTCCCAGATTTACTCCAAGAAATCTGTGATGAAGGAAGTTCCCGGTGTTCTCGCCAAGAAACTTAAAGGCGGCGTAACCTACCATGACGGTCAGTTTGACGATGCCCGTCTGGCTCTGACTCTTGCCCGCACAATGGCTGACATGGGCGGTAGCCCCATGAACCACACCAAAGTGACCGGGCTTGTCAAAAGTTCCACCGGTTATGTCTGCGGTGTTCAGGCTGAAGATAAACTTTCCGGCAAGAGCTACGAACTGAAAGCAAAGGCTGTTATCAATGCCACCGGTATTTTCACCGATGACATCATGAATATGGATAACGGCGAACACAAGAATCTCATCGCTCCCAGTCAGGGTATTCACATTGTTATCGACCGCGAATTCCTTGGCGGCGATACCGGTATTATGGTTCCCAAGACTGATGACGGCCGCGTAATTTTCTTCGTGCCCTGGCATGGCAAGGTTGTTGTCGGTACTACTGACACCGCCCTTGATTCCGTATGTATGGAGCCTAAGCCTCTGGAAGAAGAGATCAATTTCCTCGTTGAGCACTCTGCAAGGTATCTTTCCAAGCCGCCCACCCGTGCTGACGTACGCAGTGTTTTTACCGGTATCCGTCCTCTTATCGCGGCTGGTGATTCCGAATCCACTTCCGCACTTTCCAGAGACCATTACCTGACCGTGTCTCCCAACAAACTGCTGACAATTGCCGGTGGTAAGTGGACTACTTACAGGCACATGGCAGAAGACTGCATTGATAACGCAATCCAGATGGGAGGTATTCCTTTCCGTCCCTGCGTGACCAAGAACGTTAAGCTGCACGGTTACACCGAAGAATTCGACCACAACGATCACATGCATGTTTACGGTAGCGAAGCTGCTGAGATCAAAGCTCTTGCTGAAGAATATCCTGAGCTTGATACCCGTATGCACGAAAGACTCCCTTACTCCTGGCTTGAAGTTGTCTGGGCTGCCCGCAACGAATGGGCACAGACTGTCGGGGATGCTCTTTCCCGCAGAACCAGAGCACTGATCATTGACGCCAAGGCTGCCAATGAAGTTGCACCCAAAGCAGCTGAAATCATGGCCAAAGAGCTTGGTAAAGATGAAGCATGGATCAAAGAGCAGACTGAGCAGTTCCAGGAACTGGCTAAGAACTACATTGTAGACTAA
- a CDS encoding DeoR family transcriptional regulator: protein MKLNLESLSKRQREIFNIVNERGFTPIESLAQHFEVTPQTIRRDINKLCKNNLLQRFHGGAGRASSVENVDYSARRNILHQEKRLIAEMVAKHIPEHASMFINIGTTTEEVAKALSSHKSLRVITNNLNVALTMSNNDCEVIVAGGMVRQRDKGITGEATVEFIKQFKVDYGIIGVSGIDEDGTLLDYDYHEVRVAREIINNARNIFLVTDHTKFNRNAMVRIADLGEIDAIFTDKRPPQVFCDLMKSKEVDLFVTERDSEEDEE, encoded by the coding sequence ATGAAACTGAACCTTGAATCATTATCCAAAAGACAGCGGGAAATCTTTAATATTGTAAATGAAAGAGGCTTCACCCCCATTGAGTCCCTTGCACAACATTTTGAAGTAACCCCTCAGACCATCAGAAGAGACATCAACAAACTCTGTAAGAACAACCTCCTGCAACGCTTTCATGGCGGAGCAGGCAGGGCTTCCAGTGTTGAAAATGTTGATTACAGTGCGCGCAGAAACATCCTGCATCAGGAAAAGCGACTCATTGCAGAGATGGTCGCAAAGCACATTCCTGAACACGCTTCCATGTTTATAAATATTGGGACAACTACCGAGGAAGTGGCCAAGGCCCTTTCCAGCCACAAGTCCCTGCGGGTTATCACCAACAACCTCAATGTTGCCCTGACCATGAGCAACAACGACTGTGAAGTTATCGTAGCCGGAGGTATGGTCCGCCAGCGCGACAAGGGGATTACCGGGGAAGCCACTGTTGAATTCATCAAACAGTTCAAGGTGGATTACGGCATCATCGGTGTTTCCGGTATTGATGAAGACGGCACCCTGCTCGACTATGATTACCATGAAGTGCGCGTGGCCCGCGAGATAATCAACAATGCCCGCAACATTTTTCTGGTCACAGACCACACCAAATTCAACCGCAACGCCATGGTCCGCATTGCCGACCTCGGTGAAATCGATGCGATATTCACTGACAAGCGTCCGCCGCAGGTCTTCTGTGACCTGATGAAAAGCAAGGAAGTGGATCTATTCGTAACTGAAAGAGATTCCGAAGAAGACGAAGAATAA
- a CDS encoding radical SAM/SPASM family putative metalloenzyme maturase: MLKKAGKSHAQRFPKSFQDYPARLQVEVTTRCNMNCSMCVKYAPESEIHDRDLSLDDFKRLGPALNHCEKLVLNGIGEPLLHPDLAAMASFARERMPEHGSIGFQTNGLLFTEQRARELVDAGVDTFCVSVDSLDSSDAKGELHGQSSTDRLVRTFSFLNEAGRKSGKKIKLGAEFVLMADTYKQLPEVIRWAAGQGAEFILCSHVLAYHQSMQDQSLFNPNSSAAVELFEKWKKTARERGYDLQQYFSYVWNPGRSMKREKLFDLIREMRADAEKQDVWINLRSLADWDRKSQTKEYQQLRDVCDRSRKLAAELGVDLRLPSLMAENELRCSFMEDGAAFITSKGEVSPCQFLWHSCTCYLDGSEKLLRQKKFGNIAETGLGEIWKGAPYAGFRTEVLEYEYPYCSNCPMVPCDDIIGRDNEFEYDCLGVEVPCGHCPWAMGGLQCLM; encoded by the coding sequence ATGTTGAAAAAAGCGGGCAAAAGTCATGCTCAAAGGTTTCCCAAATCTTTTCAGGATTATCCTGCAAGGCTTCAGGTGGAAGTGACTACACGATGCAACATGAATTGTTCCATGTGCGTGAAATACGCGCCGGAAAGTGAAATTCATGACCGTGATCTGAGTCTTGATGATTTTAAACGGCTCGGTCCGGCGTTAAATCATTGTGAAAAGCTGGTTCTGAACGGAATCGGCGAACCGCTGCTGCATCCTGATCTGGCGGCAATGGCTTCCTTTGCCCGCGAGCGTATGCCGGAGCACGGCTCCATCGGTTTTCAGACCAATGGTTTGCTTTTTACAGAGCAGCGGGCGCGGGAACTGGTTGATGCCGGGGTGGATACCTTTTGTGTTTCGGTTGACTCACTTGACTCTTCAGACGCTAAAGGGGAGTTGCATGGGCAGTCCAGCACTGACAGGCTGGTCCGCACATTTTCATTTTTGAACGAAGCCGGGCGGAAAAGCGGGAAAAAGATAAAGCTTGGTGCGGAATTTGTGCTCATGGCCGATACATATAAGCAATTGCCGGAAGTCATCCGCTGGGCGGCCGGGCAGGGGGCGGAGTTCATACTTTGTTCCCATGTGCTGGCTTACCACCAGTCCATGCAGGATCAATCATTGTTCAACCCCAACAGTTCCGCGGCTGTTGAGCTGTTTGAAAAATGGAAGAAAACAGCCCGCGAAAGAGGGTACGACCTGCAACAATATTTCAGCTATGTCTGGAATCCGGGCCGGAGCATGAAGCGGGAGAAGTTGTTTGATCTTATCCGCGAAATGCGGGCAGATGCGGAAAAGCAGGATGTCTGGATAAACCTGCGCAGCCTTGCAGATTGGGACCGCAAGAGTCAGACAAAAGAATATCAGCAATTGCGGGATGTATGTGACCGTTCGCGCAAGCTTGCCGCTGAGTTGGGGGTGGATTTGCGTTTGCCTTCGCTTATGGCTGAAAATGAACTGCGTTGTTCATTTATGGAAGATGGTGCCGCGTTTATCACTTCAAAAGGTGAAGTTTCACCCTGTCAGTTTCTCTGGCACAGCTGCACCTGTTATCTGGACGGCAGCGAAAAACTGCTCCGGCAGAAGAAATTTGGAAATATTGCTGAGACTGGTTTGGGGGAGATTTGGAAAGGCGCACCCTATGCAGGATTTCGCACTGAAGTGCTTGAATACGAATATCCTTATTGTTCCAACTGTCCCATGGTTCCCTGTGATGATATTATCGGGCGGGACAATGAATTTGAATACGATTGTCTGGGAGTGGAAGTTCCCTGCGGACATTGCCCATGGGCCATGGGCGGGTTGCAATGTCTGATGTGA
- a CDS encoding TIGR03905 family TSCPD domain-containing protein yields MENISLQPTMLSPLGGVEAPADTHVFTPKGVCAKLIRFKVEGDKLTFVNFTGGCDGNLKAISALVEGMELPKIIETLEGITCGKKSTSCADQLCKALHEYMES; encoded by the coding sequence ATGGAAAACATCTCCCTTCAACCGACCATGCTCTCTCCCCTAGGCGGAGTTGAGGCACCCGCGGACACCCATGTTTTCACCCCCAAAGGCGTCTGTGCTAAACTGATCCGCTTTAAAGTGGAAGGCGACAAGCTGACCTTTGTAAACTTCACCGGCGGCTGCGACGGCAACCTCAAAGCCATCTCCGCCCTTGTAGAAGGAATGGAACTCCCCAAGATCATCGAAACTCTCGAAGGAATCACCTGCGGCAAAAAATCCACTTCCTGTGCGGACCAGCTCTGCAAGGCCCTGCATGAGTACATGGAAAGCTAA